In Lycium barbarum isolate Lr01 chromosome 9, ASM1917538v2, whole genome shotgun sequence, the DNA window ATTTTTCAGCTTTAAGAtctcatccttaggaacatgcacaaaggccttacacccgaagactctcggatgagcataagagacatccttaccaaaccaaactgTATCAGGGACATCACTATCCAAAGCAACAATAGGAGACTAATTGGTGACATCAGCAGAAGTATTAATGCTTCGGCTCAAAAGGATCTGACAacttagcatctgaaagcaaacatctaaccctctcaactagcgttctgttcatcctctctgctaaattATCAAAAGGACCAATACATTCACCACCATTGTTTGAGtggatgcattttagtttcttccctaTCTGTTCCAACCAAAGGCTTGAAAATTGttgaacacatcaagtacttAATCCTTCAacttcaaaggaaatacccagagtttgcgagaaagtaaagtgcaccaccatGAGATATTACTTTAaaggaccacacaaatcagaatgtaccaactccagcaaATCAAGCTTTCTGGAAGGCAGACGACTCTTAAAAGAAACTCTTTTCTGTTTTTTGGCCAAGCAATGgacacatctctttaactttgcttgtttcactccagaaagcaaattcttcttagccaaactatcaatccccttctcgctcatatgactcagcCTTCTATGTCATAACTCTAATGTagtatcattctccaccaaatttactgagtcacTAGAAATGAAGACCTGGAATACGTACAAGTTAGATAACTTGTTACCTCGAGCCACAACCATCGAACCTTTGAAAAGCTTCCACCGGCCACCACCAAGGGTTCTATAATAACTCTCATCATCAAGCTTTCCTGCAATAATTAAGTTCAGGCAAACAActggagcatgcttgacattgttaagaactAACCTCATACCATTGTTACTTTTCAAGCAAACTATGCCAATGTCAATTACCTCAATCTCATCATCATAGCCCTTTTTTAGCAAAAAATTCCTTCTTTGGtgtgacatgagaagtggcacctgaatccacaaaACAACTTCCCATCATAAGGcctacgtacactctaccctccccacaccccactttgtgggatttcactgggtatgttgttgtagcaGCTTCTCATCATAAACAAGATTGATGTCATTTTCaccacaagcaacaagaagatcatCTTTAGCAACAATAGCAACACAATTTTCATTATCGTCATCTTTCTTTTGTTGTTTCATATCTCTCTAATACCTGTAGCAATATTTTTTTATAAGCCTTTTCTTGTTACAATAGTCACATGTAACATTCTTGTACCTGGACCTTAacttgcttctacttttgcctCTGTCATTCTGACCTCTGAAATTGTTTCTTCCCATGTCTTCAGTAGCCAAAACATCGGAGCTGAAGAAGGAAAAGCTTGAGAttttctcatctcttcatttaaaacaGCACTCTTAGCATATTTTATAGTTACAACACCAAAGAgagcagaattagtcaaagaaacctgaagagtttcccaagagtctggcaaagtattaagaagccaaagtaACTATATTTCTTAATCAAACTTTACACCCATTCCAGACAGCTGGTCAAGGACACCTTGAAAATCATTTATATGATCAGAAATAGGACTTGCCTcctttgtatctaatattcatcaattgttttaccaggaacaacttattattgccagCCTTAGAAGCATAAAGTCTCCCGACCTTTTCCCACAAACTTCTAGCATgtgtctcattcacaatatgatttcgcATATTATCTTCAACCCATTGTCTAATATAGTCACAAACTTGTAAGTGTTCAAAATTCCAATCTTCATCATTCATAGAAGAACTTTCATCTTGCCTTTCCAAATATGTTAATTACTGTCATTTAAACACACCATCTTACTCATATTTGCTgccatcattcaaatagacaatcAACAATAAAGATAACCACAAGTTTTgataccaatatgttgggttttgGGTCTTCTTCCTTTCCTATGTGGATAAATAAAAGTCCAATTTGGACCGGCCCACTTTTGCCCTAAAGCCAACTATCATGGTACATATTCTGATTTTCCACAACATAAGAGTGAAATTTCAGCAACCACAGAGAGAAAATAGAGAGATTTTTGCACAGATTTTCCAGCCACAATTGCCCGCTTCAAATTGCGATTCCCACTTTGTTCCTTGTCTGATTGAGCTGATTTTTGGACAGCTTGTTCCTCTCATCTTAATCTTTGATCGAGAACCGAGGGAGGTAATTTGGAATCCCGTAGCCCCAAATTTTGGCTCATGAACGGTAGCTGCATTTTGGTGATTTTGCTCCTTTTcttctctaatttttttttttttttttgaaattgatTCTTCTCTAGTTTTGGTGTTATCTTTTATCTATTGTTGCTCGTTGTTTGGTGGCcaatttggagaacattgttgtaactcttgttgattttagtggagcttttgtgggccgagGTCCCGTGATTTCCCCTCTTCACAATGAAGGGTTTTTTCACGTAAATTTGGTCTCTCGTTTGATTACTTTGCttgctattttatttttttggtggcTGCCCGTATACGCATTTGTGCTTAATGTTAGTTTGCTCCTCGCGTTCAAATAGTGCGGGAGTATCTCTTCAGCTACTACCCTGTCGTGCAATTTTGGTTATTGCTTATTTCTTCTTAACATATTGGTATCAGGCCAATGGTTTTGCGGGACTGgtatgaagatggcggagtgtggcTAAACAGACTATGCATTTATAAATAAGAGTTAGATAATCTTTAAATCAAgaccacacaaaaaaaaaaaaggaagagccAGGAACATCATTGTACGTATGCCACTAGCAAATTCAAGCAAATAAAACTGTCTAGCGAAAAGCAGAAATTGTAAGTCTTATCATTATAGATTGATAATCATAACAGAGCAATTAAGGACCAGGACAACGACATATACAAGAGTCTGCATATGCAAACAACTCACTCACCCATCTTGCTAAAAGATAGTAAAACAGCTAACAGCCTTCTGTGGGAGAAAGACAAGAAAATTTACAAGCACAAGCTCGCTATTATGACCATGATATGTTGACGGTAGATATTAATCTCATGAAATAAATACTTGGTACAAATAATAAGTTTCAATTATTCCAGAAAGGATGTGATTTCAAAAGACGCAAGTGAAATGAACAAAAGTTGCAGGAAGATATTGCTAACCTCTTCCACTTTGTTTTGCAGTTCCAAAAGTTCTTGACAATATGCAAGGCACTCTGCATGGTACATAGCAGCTAAGTCTTTTATCATGGCCTTCCTTCTGATGATACCAATCACTGTAATACTCAAGAAGAAACACCACATGTTAGATTAAACAAATCTAATTCTCCTTCATGCCAAAGCTAACACAGATTAAAATCTTTTGGACACAAACAATTCGATCAACAAATACACAGTTACCGAATTCTTCGGAGGTGCTATTATTTGTCTGTCATATCTCACTGGAAAATAAGTGTTCAAGAGACAAATTATTAATCTATTCACAGAAAATCACCATTGCAAGTTGGCCAAAGAGAAGCCACAACCCCAGTGAGAGACGATAAATGGgaagtaaaagaaagaaaatgaaaagccAACCAATATGAAGATGAAGGACTCCATTTTCACATAAATTATAATCAGATATCAAGAAGGTAGAAGCTTAggattaaatttttattttttatttttaggatcACAACAAgaaagttcctttttttttttttgatcaggtAAAGTTACAAGAAAGTTCTTTTCTTGATAGATACGATTATATCTAGAATTTGTGGCCCTTCAACTGTGACTCTTCCCAACATAAGCAATAAGATACATATACTGGCAATGCTCATTATTCGATATATCCAACCCCACCCCCAACCCTCCCAAGAAAAGGACAAATAGAAAAAAACGGACGCAACTTTAGTTTATTATATCAACATTCTATCTGGCCTTCAAGGTTCAAGCAAATCCATTGAGACATTCCTTATATGAACAAAGTGCAAATAAAGGTTGAAATATTGACTATAAACCCCCTAAAGTATCTAAGCTACTAAAGAGAAACAGAAAAAGATACAATAACCATGCATCAATACCAAGCAAGTtggggtcggctatatgaatctcCTCTGAATTAATGAAGTTAAAGACAAATGCATATATTTGGaaaacaacaaccaaaaaaagaTGTATGCATCCGAGATCATATGATTACATCCCTCTTCAAAAATTCATAAGGAAAACCAAATCCTGGTGCACCAATTAGGCAATCttcaaaatgaagcaaaaagttCAATTACCAATGTTAACAAACAGGACATTCTAAACAATAGTTATTGGATAACAGGAAAACTTTATCGATAGGTGCTTCCTAAAGATATAACTATGAAACAATTAGCAAGTACTCAATGCATAATTTTGGCAAACATAAGGATGTAAACAGACATATGAAATCTGAATACTTTTATCCCTAGTGTTAACAAATATGAAATCCTGAACATTATATCTAGAATAAGGGGCGCTCAGAAACAACAAACAAGAATCAAGAAAACAACTAAAGTAACTCTCCGTTCATTCAAACACTAAATAATTTGAACACTCTACATACAAGTTTCTATCGAGTCGTTTAGGgtaattcaagaaaaagaaaaggaatcatCTCCCccaaaaaagaaggaaaagatcCTCTATATCCATTCCTATAGATggcaataaaaataataaagaTTGATTAAACAAATCTATCTTACACTTACTTCTACTGGGATTAAACCCAGTTTGAGGTTGTCGGATTGATGTTGATGGAGGCTGTGGGGGATCCGAGGGAAGAGACGAGTTGTTTTCAAGTTCAACCATTGAGATGAGATGAGGTTTCGTTTCTCTGCAACTAACTTGTTTTGTAGGAGATGATGAGAGTATGTGCCTTTTTAACTTCTGCTCTTTTTGTGAACCTATCTTCGGTTCAAGAATCCGCGACTTAAtagtacaaaaaaagaaaagttgaaccaaagtagtatagaaaaaaaaaaagtatataaataggattcacgcatgaattacataaataggattcacgcatgaatttcatgcgtgaaaggaccaaactgcaaaaatgcagcttgaccctttcacgcacgaaattcatgCGTTAAAGGGCCAACTTGCAATAATACCATATACTCCTTTCACGCATGAAATGTAATAGGATGTACTCCATTCACGCACTAATTTCATGCGTGAAAGAGcaaattcccattttgcctttCACGCATGAATTTAGTGCGTGAATGGTACCATAAAAAAACGGTcccctccttccccaccacaGAACTCGACACTTTGCCCCCACCCACCGCTATTAACGGCGATTTTCCGTGGTCCCCAACCCCAAAAACGctattttcttgttgttttttaacctaaaactcaatattcttggtatattgaagtgtaggaccaagtttctaaggttagattttggaatagagCGGCACAGAGgtcattttgaaaactcaaaaaaaccttcaatctaggtatttcactacaaattttttattacattgctaaaCATTTATTACTCTAAGGATTGTTGATGTGGAGCTGCTGTTTTGCGCCATTTTTTTGTGCGATTTTGGGCAGTGCCCACGCACTGTTGggactgccctttttttttttttaatttgtttatgtattgttaattagttaattatttagtaattgtttatttagtatttattaattgttcgaTTAAcaacttaagtatttattaattgttatacTAGCTAttttaattgttagactagctaattatttattgagTTTTTGTTAAGCTAATTGTTTATTTgctaataatttcttaattgtttcattagttaattaattttttatttgttaaatatacgataataatttattaattttttgattagttacttaattgtttatttattaaatatatgataattacttgttaattatttgattagttagttaattgtttatttattaattatttatagtaattgtatgctaactaattgttaattatttaacttattaatttttaatctttatattttaggattgaaaacctttagtttaggattcataacccgTAGCTTAGAATAGtaaacccttaatataattttcaataaaagattacataactaatattacttgttaatgatttatttaaaatacgtaaaacagatgggtcaccacaatccttaataatattttccataaaagattacataactaatattacttgttagtgattgatttaaaatacgtaaaacagatgggtcaccacaatccttaataaaaattttgaaaaaagattacataactaatacttcctatttaatgattgatttaaaatacgtaaaacagatggatcaccaccctcttgatccgggtcccttcgaccgagagttactgtatcttcagcccgagtataggtcgcaacatatatggacatccgacctgcagcctgagtctcaggttcgtacccggttaggggactcagcatgggagatcttagctgctcaccccccacatcctcgtgtcctggatatactacgtcggggcggtatctaccggtgcgtcgaagttggtcgggtacagcacgataggtcgctagtgacggcattgattgagaggtggcgaccggagacgcacacatttcatctccgcaccggtgaggctaccattacccttcaggatgtagaggtcatttatgggctacaggttgatggacgcccattgtatattgaggagccccCTGTGCTGCCACCTTACcgggatgagttgactaggctcaccggttTTGCGGCTATGGATGGTCATATTTCTGGCTAGAGTTGGCTTTTATTATCGgccctttacgctcacttgcgcctcacagacatgcagcatccgattggagaggacacgcctcaggctgatgttgaccgacgcgcgcgtctatacctactcgtcatattcggggccatcctgttcccgaacacttcgggttcgcatTTGAACTTGAGGTATCTTCGATATATCGACGATCTTGCCGAGCTAGGATGCtatagttggggcgctgctgtgctgggctacatgtatcgaggattctgccgatgttctatgggcacgagggtagaggtccctgcattttgctcgctCCTTCAGGTGATATATTTAAGTCTgtgtaattaaacacaaaatatatttttttaaaacgacgactgataaaatattttttaaatgactatatcagatatgggtgtggactaggttgagaccttttcagcctaTACCAGCTCATCCTCCCGCTGACTATCTTACTGTGTCGATGCCATACGagcggagatggtcgcgaggcgtaTGCCGACGTGCGGAGACTCATCACAgccttctcccgtttagggatcagctagaccgcatgacggcgcagacggtatgttcatattttAGATCCATACGCTAGACCACAtagctactattttagtcttttattgctaactagttcaattctttttacaggcttttatatggacgtcgtatgatcatattttggatctgctgccggcgttttgtagggctggtcagcacatgtggatgtcgcggtgtccattgatacatatggatatcgttgagtatcacgcgcccgaccgcgtgttacggcagtttgggtatgtacagaatatacccgcGGCTACGGTTTGGGAGCATGACCACCATGCGAGGGACAAGCGTGCGGGCGTCGATGATGCATGGCGACTATATATGCAGCAGCAGGTCCAGAGTTGGGATGTGAGGATGAAGAGCCTAGCagtggtcggacatgacactccgaTCCATGTGTACATGGAGTGGTACATGCGGATCACTCGCATCATTATTGGCAACCCCTCTAGGCGTCGTCCAGATGGCCTGGGATATGTAGCTCTCGCAGGAGCGTACGAGGCGCTGGTACGGACCGTTCAGATGATGCTCTATGAGAGCACTGCCCGTATGGAGGCCCCCGAGACGGCGGAGTATGCAGCACAGATGATTGAGCTTGTCGAGGCTGGTATGAGACAGGCACATGACTTTGAGCGTGTTCCCGCTGCCCCACCTGGGGCAGCAGGTGGTCGTGGTCGCAGAGGAGTTCGTAGCCGTCGTAGAGGTGGTAGGGCTGGCAGAGGTGATGAGGTGACTTCAGAGATCCCACCGAGTTATTACCAGCCGGCGACTACATTTATCCCATCGACTTCTCATTCCCGGCCGTCGACTTCACAGACACCTCTATATATGCCGGACCCTTTTTCAGATTATGTGCCCTAGCCTTCATTTCCACATCCACTAGTTCGTGATCCACAGGGTGAGCGGCCAgttcgtgatctacagggtggccTACAGCTGCACTTCGACGACTCCATGTTCGAGGAGTTTGTGTTTGATAcggcaccatctgcatctcctgctcCGGGGGCTGCTCAGGCATCTCaagaggccgtcgacacacaggttcgatttttacaataaaataaaataattatttcaggttcatttagaataaatctaagttaaattatttatatgttatttcaggttcattcctctACGGCTGTGGACCCATCTCCTGCACCGGGCCCTACTCAAGAGATcgttgaggagccagctcaggagccctctcaccaggcatctcaggaggccATCGACACACAGGTtcgatttttacaataaaataaaataattatttcagGTTCgttttagaataaatctaaattaaattgtttatatgttatttcaggttcattcctctGCGGCTGTGGACCCATCTCCTGCACCGGGCCCCACTCAAGAGATcgttgaggagccagctcaggagccctctcaccaggcatctcaggaggccgtcgacacacaggttcgatttttacaataaaataaaataattatttcaggttcatttagaataaatctaagttaaattgtttatatgttatttcaggttcattcctctgcgcctgtggacccatcACCTGATGAGATTGACGAGGAGCCATGTTATGAACCAGCCCCACCGCCCACCGTCGTTTCTCATAGAAAGCATGTTATGAACCGGCGTCCGGGTCGAAAGAAGGGAAGGAAGGGAAGCAAGGATGATCATGCCATAGAGCATATACAGATTAAGAGGAGGAAAagggatggagatgatggtggtggtggttagCCTTAGGCCTAGCCGAACTCTAAAGGCTCCCACATGTGGGACCTGAGATTGTGAATGTTATAAATAAAGTGtatattttatgttattatttttttaatgataattagttatcttaataataactcgtgcaA includes these proteins:
- the LOC132612065 gene encoding uncharacterized protein LOC132612065, which produces MLFQVHSSAAVDPSPAPGPTQEIVEEPAQEPSHQASQEAVDTQVHSSAPVDPSPDEIDEEPCYEPAPPPTVVSHRKHVMNRRPGRKKGRKGSKDDHAIEHIQIKRRKRDGDDGGGG
- the LOC132609154 gene encoding uncharacterized protein LOC132609154; translated protein: MVELENNSSLPSDPPQPPSTSIRQPQTGFNPSRMIGIIRRKAMIKDLAAMYHAECLAYCQELLELQNKVEESLIDMKPAEDSRRETMRPPKRMKKAR